GATGGAAAACTAATTCCGCGACGGCCCCTTGGGTCCGCGTGGCGAATAACGAGGGGGCATTGTCATGGAGTTACTATCACCGAGTGCGCAGCGGGTGCAGGATGCGCTGCGCGGTATGGGGTTTGGGTATGAGGTGATCGAGTTTGCGCAGACGACGCGCACCGCGGCGGAGGCGGCCGCGGCTGTGGGCTGCACGGTGGGGCAGATTGCCAAGTCATTGGTGTTCAAGACACGGCACGGCGGCCGGCCGCTGCTGGTCATTGCCAGCGGCGCCAACCGGGTGAATGAGAAGGCCATGCGTGCTATCGTCGGTGAGCCGATCGAGAAGCCTGACGCCGATTTTGTGCGGCAGCAAACGGGCTTTGTCATCGGCGGCGTGCCTCCGCTCGGCCATGCGGCGCCGCTGACGATCTTCATTGATGAAGACCTCTTGCAGTACGACATCATTTGGGCCGCGGCCGGGACGCCCAACGCGGTGTTTCGCCTGGCGCCCGCCGACCTGCTGCCGATGACCGGCGGGCAGGCAATCAAGGTGACATAAGCCGGGATGAGCGTGTGAGAGGGGAGCGAGAGATGGTCAGTTTTGAGGAAGTTCAAGCGGCCGCGCGGCAGATTGCCGGCGTCGCCCACCGCACCCCGGTGATGACTTCGCGCCTGCTGGACGCGGCCTGTGGCAACCAGATTTTTCTGAAGTGTGAGAACTTGCAGCGGGTGGGGGCCTTCAAGTTTCGCGGGGCGACCAACGCGATCAGCCGGCTGAGCGCGGCGGAGAAGGCGGCCGGGGTCATCACCCATTCGTCGGGCAACCATGCGCAGGCCGTCGCCCTGGTGAGCCAACTGTTGGGCGTCAAGGCT
The Candidatus Amarolinea dominans genome window above contains:
- a CDS encoding YbaK/EbsC family protein; amino-acid sequence: MELLSPSAQRVQDALRGMGFGYEVIEFAQTTRTAAEAAAAVGCTVGQIAKSLVFKTRHGGRPLLVIASGANRVNEKAMRAIVGEPIEKPDADFVRQQTGFVIGGVPPLGHAAPLTIFIDEDLLQYDIIWAAAGTPNAVFRLAPADLLPMTGGQAIKVT